A DNA window from Takifugu flavidus isolate HTHZ2018 chromosome 15, ASM371156v2, whole genome shotgun sequence contains the following coding sequences:
- the ndufv2 gene encoding NADH dehydrogenase [ubiquinone] flavoprotein 2, mitochondrial: protein MFLSAAVRSALSQTARQVRSLHRSAVRAGAGGIFVHRDTADNNPETPFEFTEENKKRIEAIVSMYPVGHKQAATIPVLDVAQRQHGWLPLSAMNKVAEVLEIPPMRVYEVATFYTMFLRQPVGKYFIQICTTTPCMLCNSDSILEAIQNKLGIKVGETTPDKLFTLLEVECLGACVNAPMVQINDNYYEDLTPKDIEEIIDELKAGRVPPPGPRNGRFSCEPAGGLTSLTEPPKGPGFGVRSDL from the exons ATGTTTTTGTCTGCTGCTGTCCGTTCTGCTCTATCGCAGACG GCCAGGCAGGTCAGGAGTCTGCATCGCTCCGCCGTGCGTGCAGGAGCTGGTGGCATCTTTGTG CACAGAGACACGGCTGACAACAACCCCGAGACTCCGTTCGAGTTTACTGAGGAGAATAAAAAG AGGATCGAGGCAATCGTTTCTATGTACCCCGTTGGACACAAGCAGGCAGCAACAATCCCTGTGCTGGATGTGGCCCAGAGGCAACACGGATGGCTCCCGCTCTCAGCCATGAACAAG GTTGCTGAGGTGCTCGAGATCCCTCCGATGAGGGTGTATGAGGTAGCGACCTTCTATACGATGTTCCTCCGTCAGCCTGTGGGAAAATACTTCATTCAGATTTGCACAACCACCCCCTGCATGCTGTGTAACTCAGACAGCATTCTGGAAGCCATCCAAAACAAACTGG GTATCAAAGTTGGGGAGACGACTCCAGACAAACTGTTCACACTACTAGAAGTGGAATGCCTGGGTGCTTGTGTCAATGCTCCAATGGTCCAGATCAATGACAACTATTAT GAGGACCTCACACCGAAGGACATAGAAGAGATTATCGATGAGCTGAAAGCAGGCAGAGTCCCTCCACCTGGGCCCAG AAACGGACGGTTTTCCTGCGAGCCTGCGGGGGGGCTGACTTCACTGACGGAGCCTCCTAAAGGACCAGGCTTTGGCGTGAGATCTGATTTGTAG
- the acss2l gene encoding acyl-CoA synthetase short chain family member 2 like: MVVPESEDKMYYPSDDMKRDAHVSDFNSYLALHRKSLENPEGFWKEIADEFFWKNPPTGPMMQYNFDSTKGSIYVKCMEGAKTNVCYNVVDRLVREKNLGDKVAFYWEGNSPDHHLSVTYHQLLSQVCRCANVLKQMGVGKGDRVSIYLPMIPELVYTMLACARIGAVHSIVFAGFSSECLCERIMDTQSSILVTADGVYRGEKLINLKQIADEALEKCSQKAASSVTKCLVVRHQTLRTKSSSGCHKLQTPWRSGYHVWWDEVMKDAPDECEPEWVDAEDPLFILYTSGSTGKPKGVLHTVAGYMLYTSLTFKYVFDHHPDDVYWCTADIGWITGHSYVTYGPLANGATSVLFEGIPVHPHVGRFWEVIEKYKVTKFYTAPTAIRLLMKYGRDPLQRYDLSSLKILGSVGEPINPEAWQWYHDAVGQGRCPVVDTFWQTETGGHVLTPLPAATPLKPGSATFPFFGVEPAILSEDGEELEGEAEGYLVFKRPWPGIMRTVYRNHERFENIYFKKFPGFYVTGDGCRRDKDGYYWITGRIDDMLNISGHLMSTAEVEAALMVHPAVAEAAVVSRPHQLKGECLYCFVTLTNNKEFSQTLAEELKKLVREKIGPIATPDFIQNAPALPKTRSGKIMRRILRQIACNEKDLGDLSTLSDPKVVEVLFSQRCEATA, translated from the exons ATGGTTGTGCCTGAATCTGAGGACAAAATGTATTACCCTTCTGATGACATGAAGAGGGATGCTCATGTGTCTGATTTCAACTCCTATCTGGCGCTGCACAGAAAGTCTCTGGAGAATCCAGAAG GTTTCTGGAAAGAGATTGCTGATGAATTCTTTTGGAAGAATCCACCAACTGGACCAATGATGCAGTACAACTTTGATTCAACCAAAGGCAGCATATATGTCAAATGCATGGAAGGAGCTAAAACCAACGTGTGTTATAATGTGGTCGACAGGCTCGTAAGAGAGAAGAACCTCGGAGACAAAGTTGCCTTTTACTG GGAAGGGAACTCGCCCGACCACCACCTGTCAGTCACCTATCACCAGCTGCTGAGCCAGGTCTGCCGCTGCGCTAACGTCCTCAAGCAAATGG GTGTCGGGAAAGGCGACAGGGTTTCCATCTACCTCCCCATGATCCCAGAGCTGGTCtacaccatgttggcctgtgcaCGGATAGGTGCAGTTCACTCCATTGTG TTTGCAGGTTTTTCCTCAGAGTGTCTGTGCGAGAGGATTATGGACACCCAAAGCAGCATTCTGGTGACAGCAG ATGGTGTTTACAGAGGAGAGAAGCTAATCAACCTGAAACAGATTGCAGATGAAGCTCTGGAGAAGTGCAGCCAGAA AGCAGCATCCAGTGTGACCAAGTGCCTCGTTGTCAGGCACCAGACCCTGAGGACAAAAAGCAGCAGTGGCTGCCACAAATTACAG ACCCCCTGGCGCTCGGGATATCATGTGTGGTGGGACGAGGTCATGAAAGATGCTCCTGATGAGTGTGAACCTGAGTGGGTGGATGCCGAGGACCCGCTGTTTATCCTCTACACCAGCGGCTCCACCGGTAAACCCAAG GGCGTCCTCCACACGGTTGCCGGTTACATGCTCTACACGTCATTGACCTTCAAGTATGTTTTCGATCATCACCCCGACGACGTGTACTGGTGCACCGCTGATATCGGCTGGATCACCGGGCACTCATACGTCACCTACGGGCCCCTCGCCAATGGTGCCACAAGTGTCCTG TTTGAAGGGATTCCTGTCCACCCTCATGTCGGTCGGTTTTGGGAGGTTATTGAAAAGTATAAGGTGACCAAGTTCTACACGGCTCCAACAGCCATCCGCCTGCTGATGAAGTACGGACGGGATCCGCTGCAGAG GTACGACCTCTCCAGCCTTAAGATCCTGGGATCGGTTGGTGAGCCGATCAACCCGGAAGCGTGGCAGTGGTACCACGATGCCGTGGGTCAGGGCAGATGTCCTGTGGTCGACACATTCTGGCAGACAGAGACT GGGGGTCACGTTCTGACTCCACTTCCTGCCGCCACGCCGCTGAAACCAGGCTCCGCT ACCTTCCCGTTCTTCGGCGTGGAGCCGGCCATCCTCAGCGAAGACGGAGAGGAACTGGAGGGGGAGGCCGAGGGTTATCTC GTCTTCAAGAGGCCCTGGCCTGGAATAATGCGCACCGTGTACAGAAACCACGAACGCTTTGAAAACATCTACTTTAAGAAATTTCCTGGTTTCTACGTGACCGGTGATG gctgcaggcGGGATAAGGACGGCTATTACTGGATCACAGGAAGAATAGATGACATGCTGAACATTTCAG GCCACCTGATGAGCACAGCAGAGGTGGAAGCGGCTCTGATGGTGCACCCGGCCGTGGCAGAGGCTGCGGTGGTGAGTCGGCCTCACCAGCTCAAAGGCGAGTGTCTGTACTGCTTCGTCACACTGACAAACAACAAGGAGTTCAGCCAAACACtggcagaggagctgaagaaactGG TGAGAGAGAAAATTGGACCTATAGCCACCCCAGATTTCATTCAGAATGCTCCAGCCCTCCCAAAGACCCGCTCAG GGAAGATCATGAGGCGAATTCTCCGACAGATCGCCTGCAACGAGAAGGACTTGGGTGACCTTTCCACTCTGTCTGACCCAAAGGTTGTGGAGGTGCTTTTTAGCCAGAGATGTGAAGCTACAGCCTGA